The Manihot esculenta cultivar AM560-2 chromosome 8, M.esculenta_v8, whole genome shotgun sequence genomic interval tttcttttaacactttaaaacattaaaacacttaaaacattttggaaaacatgtgtattacccttctagatgcttccgacacctgagattccaccggtctacaggaattccgatgccggactctagccgggtattacaccagtgGTCCCAGGAAATCCCATGTATGACACCTGTATGGGTGCAGGCTGCATAGCAAATATTTCATTTCTGGCACCCTGCATGATAAAAGATGGAATATATGTTAGAAGGCACGATGGAAATACTATGGAAAATTACTCTTACTGAAACACGTATAGAAACCCCAGTCCAGAATATTGCAAATTATCGCAGAGAGCATGTAATAGCATGGTTATGTTCAACTTCCATAACAGAAATTTTCACAAATCAATCTCAGGctttaaaaatatacaaaacAAACGCAATTGGaaaccaaaataaaattattttccaaGCTACTCATCTTTTTCTATATAGAGATTAAAAATAGGGGACCCAAGGGAGATTTCTGTTCAATTTCACAATACCAATCAACATACAAATAGCGATTAAAAGTCAACCTTACATGTAAAAATCAGCCATTGAACAGGTTGCAAGTAATTTCAAGACGATTCAGGCAGAGTAAGTAATGTAATCCAAACTGAATGTTAACACTTGATGCTGCAAATGTTTAAAGCATGAGATCCAATTTCTGCAGCACTTATCCCAAAAATTAACCAGACCTTACCTTGGTATAACCATTGAGATTAATGAGAATCTGTATTTTATCCTCATTAATTAGTTTGGCAATCATATCTGACGACATGGCAGAAACATCTACAAAATGCTCTGCTTCAGATTGGATACGCTGCCTCCATTCTGTACCATCATTTGGACTCAATGCATAGCAGAAGACCTGCAtggattttgttaattttaacaGAAGATTGCAGAAAGGGAATAATAAATATTCCGAGTCACTAGAGGTGAAAAAGAgagcaaaattcaaaatttacaaACCTCAACATTCTCTCTGTTGTGCATGCCAAATACAGATCCCATAAGGTGTGATAAGGGGTGATTACCAAAGTCACTGCTAACATAGCCAATCCTAAGTCTCTCACTACGATCACGCTTTACGGGAATTGGTGGAGGATGATTGAAAGGAGGAAGTCCAAAACGTGAAGCAATTATGGAACAATGAGCTGCATATTTGCTGCTTCAAGATGAAAGGAAAAAATGAGAATGAAAAGCATCAGGTCATACAGAATGACTGCAAAAACTAACACTCCATCTTCTACCTGATATCGAGAGCCAGTATTGGATCAATGGGATATATATGCAATAGCATGAAAAGGCTGCACACTAGGAAGAATAGATATCTGAAagcataaattattttagagAACATATTAGCctcatatgaaaaatatttttaaggcaTAAATAACTAATAAACAATTAAAGAAACAATTGAAGGACATCAGTGACGTCTCTTACAGAAATCTGCCTCCGGATGATCCCTTCAACTTCAGCAAacatcttatctctatcctccCAACTGCATACACACTAGAGAAAATATCCTCAAATATATTAGTTTACAATAATCTTCTGCATGAGAAACATAAAAATTCCTCCAAAATTCTTTATCAGAACAGCTTCAATAAACTGAGGCTGAAGTTTATGAACAAACTACAATAATAGAAAAggaaacaaaaattttaaatatgcatCATATTTCATTTTGGTTATACCTGTAATGTGTGCAGAAGGTTGCAAGTAGCTTCAGGGAAGTCCGGTCGAAGATGCAAAGCCTGTCTGTAGCTCTTTATAGCAGCCTCCACATGTCCACTGCATATCATATAAATTAATGTTTACGCAGCTGGAAAAGCAATATCCTATGGAGCGCAACAGCAACAGGATTTAACTTATTGGTTCAATCCAAACCTTATACTTTCCCCACAGCATAGAACTAAACATGGCAGTTTCAAGCTATCCCACAAAGAAAAGGGGGAAGAAAAAGACAGGTAAAAAATTggataatgataaaattttggatAGACTATCCTAATAGAATACCTGTCTTTATAAGCTGAAGCCAAATTTGCATGAGCTTGAGCCATATTTGGCCGAATAGTAATAGCACGAATGTAATCCTGAATTGCTTCACTCACTCTACCAATCTCCTTGTAAGTGTTGCCCCTGTTTACAAGTCCATCAGCTGCCAAGGGATCAATACGAAGAACCTCATTGTAGCAAGATATAGCATCTGCATAATTTCCCTGCCATGAGAATGAAATGAATAAAAGTTTTAGTAAATAAACATCACAAGAATTCAAGCAAGATCAAGATGGAACAATGCTGGCATTCAATTTGTTTAAtacacaaaaataaataaataaataaaaagcagGAAGCTGAAATAAGTATCCAATGCCATCACCTGTTGTTTATAGATTACAGCAAGATTGTTGAAAGGAGCAGACAATCCTGTTGTGACTGCCAATGTAGCCTTGTAATATGAAGCAGCAGTCGATACCATATTCCTGGATTGAGGTGATGTTTGGCAGGAAAGATGGATGATTTGGGCAAAAGGGGTTGGGATGGGGTGTGCATGTTCATTCTTATACAGAGTAGCCTTTATCGATTGGATTTCGGAGCCTCAGCATACAGGCTTAACTAATGCTCCAGCTTCTCCTCGAAGATCTTCATCGCCGGCTGATTGCTCCCGTAATTGAATGCAGTTTCTCTGCAAGTAGTTCATGTtggcaaaaataataatttagctaGATGTCTCCATCTACTGGACAGCATGCATGATGGTTATTGCAGCATCTTTCACCGGTAAGAATGGCTATAGCTGCCCTACGGATAAGAGGAGTCCAACAAAATTAAAGCTCCACAAAAATCTGAAATAAGAAGTGGGAGGAAAAACCAAGAGGTGAAAGCTTTTTCTCTCTCTGGAAATACAGGAAATATGTAGGTCCTTGTACAATGATTAATCCACCATTATCgccttattaattataaatactcATCTGTTGATGCAAGATTTTTCACATCTTCAGCTCAACAACTAAAGCCTAGAGAAAGTAGTCATAAGATGAACGCGTGTCATTTCCTTATCTTCTTGGCTTTagccttgctttctcttttgcAACTTCAGAAACTGTTTGAGAGTGCATAAAACAATTAGATATTGCGGTTACTTAGTCATTTCCTTGCAGACCCATCAATTCCGTTCAACCTATTTTTTAGGTAgtccaaaattattaatttaacttttaaccGGCTTATATATACGATCTCAACTTCTTTTGAAAAATCGACGTGGGATGTTTCAGTAGAAGTGTCCCCCATGCCTTAAGCTAATTGAGTGGCTTGGATTATAGCATTTTTGTTATCTGCTAAAGGGGTAGAACAATAAGATTAATTCCTTACTAAAACTGCTACAGTTGCCTGCGAATCTCCTTCTTCCTTAGCCACATTACTATTGCATTTAAGAGTTCCCTTTGGAGCTTTATGCCTGACTGAAACTATATTGGCTGGCTGGTTGTGTTCAGAAAGGGCAATGTTTTGCATGCATGGGAGTCTAATTGTCTCCAAGAGTCTTGAGTCTTGACTTGTAATGCAATATGCAATTCAAAACAAAAGTATAAATCACTATCTACAAAAATATGTATAGAGAAATTAACTAAAGCTGcacacaaaaaaataaaatcatttctttatttaattaatacttATGGCAATACAGGGAATGTAAACACCATTACAATTAAATgattttgtaattattttacGCATGcctctctaatcaattactatcCCAGAACAACTTCTGAAGAGAGGTGACAACATTCTTGTCTAATTGGAAAGCCTTAGCTAGAACATCAGGATTAATGGATGGATTAGACCCGAATACTGCATTTGCTATAGTGATAACTCCAGGGTTTTGGCTGCTTAGCCCAGCAAAAGCGACTGCATTTTTCTTTCCAACATTGAACTGGAAATGAATGAGACCGATTGGGAACACAAAGACATCTCCTGGATATAAGACTTTAGTGATAAGGCGATTAGGATTGGATGTGACAAAGCCAACATAAAGCGTGCCTTCGATGACTACTAGGATTTCTGTGGCACGAGGGTGAATGTGAGGAGGATTTAAGCCGCCATTGGGTGCAAAGTCTAACCGAGCGAGAGAAATACCAAGAGTATTAAGTCCTGGTATTCTATCAACATTCAAGAGGGTGACATTTGATCTAACTCTATTTTCAGTATTTCCAGGAATATTGAGTCCAGAGAAGGAGAAATCATCAACTACAGTGAGATTTGGATTCTTGCAGAACTTCCCATTGACAAACACTGCATTAAAGAATCTCTCAATGTCTAGCATGTATCAAAGCAAGAAAggatttcaaaatattaaataagaaaaaacaaaaacaaggtTATAAATACCAGCATTCTTGGGATCATTCATTGCCACGCAGAAGTCCTGGAGAGGGCTAGGATCATAGGCTGAGGCCATTGAGAAAGCCAAAGCCAAGACTAATACTGCAGAAGCTGCAAGGAATCGACTtccttccattttttttttcttaagttGGGAAGATTATCTTTAATTAGCTTATGTGATATGAGTGAAAAGTGTGAGAAGCCTTTCATGTAAAGATGAGTATTTATAGGTGAAATTCTCTGAATTATTCAATTGTTATCCCTTGCACACAATCAGTTGATGAAGTAGTCGTTCATTGTTTTCTTGTTTCTTAATGTTCCAACAATGAATCATTCTCCCACaagtatatatatacatatatttatatgtagAAGTAACCTTTTGATGGAAATGGTCatctttcttttgtttctcttaATGTTTGAATTAGTTTTCAGTATCTTGGATTAGTTCTACGCTAGGCCACAATTTTAACACACTAAATGAAACTTTTCTCCTTCTGGGTTAAAAGGCAATGTAGATTAATATAAATCTGTAAATGACTTGCACTAATTTTCTGCaatatttcttttttccatTTATTAAATGGATATTGATCAAgcacaatttagccacatttttatcataattattattgtttatttacacattttttggttaatttatggtttttatcttgtttttacagaaaaggaagaatttggaaaattggagaaaaagtgcagaaaattgacagaaaagtgattgggtcagtgatttgcccagtgatctgcccagatcaagctgaagcagaaacctggaggcaacaggcagaagtgatatgggcagtgatttgcccaagacactcgaagaaactgggcaaatcactcgcagaggcagagaggactgactcacaaaaaagtgattgggtcagtgatttgcccaaaacactcaaatcaccaggcaaatcactttgacagcagaaactgacagaagagcgggaaattgggcagaaaatagaaatccgaattttcagaagtccaaatccaacccaatcactaccaacataaaaccaagagccacgaaagagcttctcatccaaggaattccaattacaattaaattcaacatcataagaggagtcaaacaccaaatcaaaaagggattttgaaaccctagatggatgaaattctgcagctataaaaggagagcctccaaaccagcaaaggcatcatTAAATTAGCTATTGAGCCTCCTCTTcctctcgccagaaactctgcagctcttccttttttcttttcttttcatcttttgtgtattatgtccaccatgagtggctaaacactttctttctagttgaagttggtgaatttcagattttgtgatgaattgggagatttaatactccattgttgaactcttgtttatttcaatatttatgcaatctgatcttttccataattattactttgcttttagaatcaaaaagagcctattgcttttaaattgcttaagtgataaattgtttgaatgatttaggtccgtaattgcttaaattgtttaaactcacatttaatcaagttgcatgatctaaacttgaccacgcggttggcaaggttagaattaggtttctctaagtcttaatgcagttaacagttgttcgatgctataatgccccaaggacgttccttggcaacttgttaactagtgtttgattagcgaacgtttcctaatcaaactagaactaaggaggaatttggattgtgagaagcgtcttccacatccaaaactaatttattgaaataaataggagagttaaagaatcaatgatcaattctaaacaatctgaaataagatccatacttcaactagaagcttttctcttattgatttactcatctttaaattattgctttcttttgctatttagttttaattcatcaactcaaacccccctgttttatttacttgttatttacttgacctagtcattattaggaaaatcattggtgtcaattctctgtggttcgaccctattgctactatctacaagtttattgttgattgtttaataggtttatttttgacggcttcgacaaccgcttatcaaaaattggcgctgttgccggggaattgatctaactaacgtattttccctttatgaccaggtctggccgtaaagacactcttctttacgaccctgagattgagaaaactgccaagcacttaaggaagcaagcaaatttgaggaaccaagcctcaaaagcatcttcatcagcaacaccatctcacagagCTGTTGTTATACCTGCTgatttttctgcaccagcaaattcacctACCTCTGCACCAGCTGAAGCACTTGCTGTCACATCTGCCCCTCCTGCAGAAATTTTTGCACCAGCAGACTCTCCTACAGCCACTACTGCATTTGAACCTAATACCCGATTCCAGGTTATGgtagaaaatccagcaatggcgcaaccacctgctgcacatgtagaagctgaaaatcaagccagaaacgtgcccatccaagcacctcagccacgggaaagaactaTCGGAGAGTTAGCTAAACCAacaggagatcaagcacccttatgcattgaatatcccctattgacagcaccattcgagctaaggacaggtctgatccatctccttcccaaattcagaggcctagaaaatgaagaccctcacaagcatttgaaggcattccacgttgtgtgctcaaccatgagaccccaaggtattcCCGAAGATGATatcaaacttagagccttccctttttcccttgaagactatgccaaagaatggctattctacttgccacccggatccatcacatcatgggctgatatggtaagagcattcttgagaaaattctttccaacctcaaaagccataggcatccgtcgagaaataagtggcataaagcaaaagcactctgaaggcttgtatgagtactgggagaggttcaaaaagttgtgcacaagctgccctcggcatgatatttctgaccaatctctcattgagtacttctatggaggtttgctaccctcagagagaaaatttattgacgcagcctgtagaggaacaattgaaaaaaaatcacctcgagagatgagggacttaatttcctccatggctgcagcttctcaacaatttggagaccaagagctgccaacaaggaatgtaaatgaggtgagtaattccattttatcatcccaactttctgaactcaccaatgctgtccgtagccttgttgtgagtcaaacccaacaagtccagcagattcagcagcccaagacatgtggaatatgtgctaacaaccacccaactgatctatgtccttccctttaAGAGGAGGACCAgtaagtcaatgctgttggaggcttcaatgggcaaagaaggtatgatccctatgcaaatacttataatccaggctggagggaccatccaaatttcagttatgcaaggggaaaccaatacccaagctaccagcaaaggaaccaagctcaagctgcacctcagaactccaatgaatctcttgaagagattgtgaagaatttagcaagtaccgtgcaaaatcttgagaaacaag includes:
- the LOC110619994 gene encoding probable UDP-N-acetylglucosamine--peptide N-acetylglucosaminyltransferase SEC, with amino-acid sequence MNYLQRNCIQLREQSAGDEDLRGEAGALVKPATLAVTTGLSAPFNNLAVIYKQQGNYADAISCYNEVLRIDPLAADGLVNRGNTYKEIGRVSEAIQDYIRAITIRPNMAQAHANLASAYKDRILLFQLRKH
- the LOC110621417 gene encoding germin-like protein subfamily 1 member 7, whose protein sequence is MEGSRFLAASAVLVLALAFSMASAYDPSPLQDFCVAMNDPKNAVFVNGKFCKNPNLTVVDDFSFSGLNIPGNTENRVRSNVTLLNVDRIPGLNTLGISLARLDFAPNGGLNPPHIHPRATEILVVIEGTLYVGFVTSNPNRLITKVLYPGDVFVFPIGLIHFQFNVGKKNAVAFAGLSSQNPGVITIANAVFGSNPSINPDVLAKAFQLDKNVVTSLQKLFWDSN